The region AGGATGCTCAGTGCTCCTCAGTAGCCTGTGCAAGCTATCTCACCCCAGCAGGGGTATGGAGATGCTGACCTGGCTCTAGCAGGGCCCACAGGAGTTCCGCAGGCTCTGGGTGTAGCGGGGCAGAGCCaaagggctgcaggcagcaggagcgTAGGGTCTGCCAAAGGTGCAGAGACCCCCCGAGGCCTGAGTGGCCCCAGCACCGTAGAGGCCTCCCAGCCCCAGGTTGCCCCCAAAGGCAGGTGCTCCGGAGGAGCCCACCACGGCttgctgggggaaggagctgaggatggggccGGGG is a window of Melopsittacus undulatus isolate bMelUnd1 chromosome 20 unlocalized genomic scaffold, bMelUnd1.mat.Z SUPER_20_unloc_1, whole genome shotgun sequence DNA encoding:
- the LOC117438053 gene encoding scale keratin-like, which produces MSCYDVCPPRTSVAVPQPIAESCNELCARQCPDSSAFIQPPPVVVTFPGPILSSFPQQAVVGSSGAPAFGGNLGLGGLYGAGATQASGGLCTFGRPYAPAACSPLALPRYTQSLRNSCGPC